The proteins below come from a single Zonotrichia leucophrys gambelii isolate GWCS_2022_RI chromosome 3, RI_Zleu_2.0, whole genome shotgun sequence genomic window:
- the UFL1 gene encoding E3 UFM1-protein ligase 1 translates to MAAAWEEIRQLAADFQRAQFAEVAHRLSERNCIEIVTKLIAEKQLEVVHTLDGKEYVTPAQISKEIRDELHVSGGRVNIVDLQQVINVDLLHIENRANDIVKSEKGIQLVLGQLINESYLDQLAEEINDKLQETGQVTISELCKAYDLPGDFLLQALSRRLGRIIHGQLDQENRGVIFTEAFVSRHRARIRGLFTAITRPTPVSSLITRYGFQEHLLYSLLEELVNAGRLKGTVVGGRQDKAVFVPDIYSRTQNKWVDSFFKQNGYLEFDALYRLGIPDPAGYIKKRYKSAQLLFLRAACVGQEIVDQVEASVEEAISSGNWIDVATLLPSSLSVEDVGILLQQVMRSLNKSSSGLVFNDTIAVSEKFLSSCAELFSDLMQQKAEKEIKNNPVNLITEEDLKQASLESSYANKKDKKDERRKKAAEGSGSVRGGGGGNAREIKIKKTKKKGRKDADSDEESQGPATGRSKKLEFSFMSQEEIEDVLKTRMQDCPEELITEIAEHLRRPLTKTYQEVVRSVFTSSTSSSGANRRQAMKDLQEEFSNLYNNIRLFEKGAKHFTDDTQTNLAKHLLKTLCTDITNLVFNFLASESMMTTENYSTITSEGRIKILGKLPEDTKGPLTKLHTSLNGKSIEDFLSCLDSAVDICGVMVKKGDKKKERQVLFQHRQALIEQLKVTEDPALVLHLTSVLLFQFSTHCMLHAPGRSVPQIINFLSGKIPEDQYSLIVKYQGLVVKQLTSQTKKTEHGDSDTKDNMEEEEGAESIRKELQEITTSIKDLVLRPRKFSGTEE, encoded by the exons ATGGCGGCGGCCTGGGAGGAGATCCGGCAGCTGGCGGCCGATTTCCAGCGGGCGCAGTTCGCCGAGGTAGCCCACAG ATTGTCAGAACGGAACTGTATAGAAATTGTGACAAAGCTGATCgcagagaagcagctggaagTAGTGCACACCCTTGATGGCAAGGAGTATGTCACTCCAGCACAGATTAGCAAGGAGATCCGCGATGAGCTCCATGTTTCTGGTG GTCGAGTTAACATTGTTGACTTACAACAG GTGATAAATGTGGACCTTCTGCACATTGAAAACAGAGCTAATGACATTGTTAAATCTGAAAAAGGTATTCAGCTTGTACTGGGACAGCTTATAAATGA GAGTTATCTGGATCAATtagcagaagaaataaatgatAAACTACAGGAAACTGGCCAGGTGACAATATCGGAACTCTGCAAGGCATATGACCTTCCAGGAGACTTCCTGTTACAG gcATTATCCAGGCGTTTGGGTAGAATTATTCATGGCCAACTAGACCAGGAAAACCGTGGGGTGATTTTTACAGAAGCCTTTGTGTCCCGCCATCGAGCGCGCATTCGTGGGCTCTTCACGGCGATTACTCG gccTACACCTGTAAGTAGCTTGATCACTCGGTATGGATTTCAAGAACATTTACTTTACT CTTTGCTAGAAGAACTTGTTAATGCTGGTCGTCTGAAAGGCACCGTGGTTGGTGGGAGACAGGACAAGGCTGTGTTTGTTCCAGACATCTATTCCAGAACACAGAACAAATGGGTGGATTCCTTTTTCAAGCAGAATGGTTACTTAG AATTTGATGCATTGTATAGACTTGGCATCCCTGACCCAGCAggctacattaaaaaaagatacaAGTCTGCACAACTCTTATTTCTGAGAGCAGCTTGTGTTGGTCAAGAGATTGTGGATCAAGTTGAAGCCTCTGTGGAGGAAGCCATCAGCTCTGGAAACTGGATAGATGTAGCA ACTCTTCTGCCCAGCTCATTGTCAGTAGAAGATGTTGGGATTTTGCTACAGCAAGTCATGAGATCTTTAAACAAAAGCTCTTCAGGTTTGGTCTTCAATGACACCATTGCAGTCAGTGAGAAATTTCtaagcagctgtgctgagctctttTCTGATCTGAtgcaacagaaagcagaaaag gaaattaaaaacaaccctGTTAATTTAATCACTGAAGAGGATTTAAAACAGGCTTCTTTAGAGAGCTCATATGctaataaaaaagacaaaaaggatgaaagaagaaagaaagcagcag AGGGCAGTGGAAGCGTgagaggaggaggtggtgggaATGCCAGAGAGATAAAGATCAAGAAAACcaagaagaaagggagaaaggatgCTGACAGCGATGAAGAGTCACAAGGGCCTGCCACAG GTAGGAGTAAGAAGCTGGAGTTCTCTTTCATGTCACAAGAGGAAATTGAGGATGTTTTAAAGACCCGCATGCAGGATTGCCCTGAAGAGCTCATTACAGAAATTGCTGAACATCTAAGAAG ACCTTTGACAAAAACTTACCAGGAGGTTGTGCGTTCCGTTTTTACATCTTCCACATCTTCCTCTGGAGCCAACAGAAGACAGGCTATGAAGGACTTACAGGAGGAATTCTCAAACCTGTACAACAACATTCGGTTATTTGAAAAGGGAGCAAAGCATTTCACAG ATGATACTCAGACTAACCTTGCCAAACACCTATTGAAGACTCTGTGTACAGACATTACAAATCTGGTTTTCAACTTCTTGGCATCTGAGTCAATGATGACTACAGAAAATTACTCTACAATCACAAGTGag GGCAGAATCAAGATTTTAGGTAAACTGCCAGAAGATACCAAAGGTCCTTTAACTAAACTGCATACTTCTCTGAATGGCAAG agtATAGAAGATTTTCTTTCGTGCCTTGATTCTGCAGTGGATATTTGTGGTGTTATGGtgaaaaaaggagacaaaaagaaggaaag GCAAGTCCTGTTTCAGCATAGACAAGCTCTGATTGAACAGCTCAAAGTCACAGAAGATCCAGCTCTTGTTCTGCACCTGACATCAGTATtgttatttcagttttcaacTCACTGCATGCTTCATGCACCAGGAAGATCAGTACCACAGATCATTAATTTCCTAAGTGGCAAGATCCCAGAG GATCAGTATTCACTGATAGTCAAATACCAGGGATTAGTGGTGAAACAATTGACCAGCCAGACTAAGAAAACTGAACATGGAGACAGTGACACAAAAGATAAcatggaagaggaggaaggagcagaaagcATTCGAAAAGAGCTTCAGGAAATCACTACCTCTATCAAAGATCTTGTTCTCAGACCCAGGAAATTTTCTGGAACAGAGGAATGA